AGTTAGTAGATAAGTCTTTTAAAGAAACTTTTCCTTCGAAACTTGGATCTGTTGCATTCACTTTTATCTAATATTCTTGTAGAGTCCTCATTTAGAATCGACGAATCTCGTCAACAGTCTGAActgtttttatctttataaaaaaAGGTTCTCGTCGCctgttaaaaaaaattcttctcgtCTTACTACTTCGAGTTAAAGAAACTTGTGACCTGCGTTGTTTTGAAAACATTTACTTTACGTCAAAATCCTTGAAACAGTTTTGATTAAGATTTCAGGTTTGAGTTATGGTCGATTGTGTTTTCTTCTATGACTAAAACGAGTTGTTAGAAAGATTCTAAGCTCCCAAAAGGATCATCTTTGATGCTTGGTATAAGCTAGAAAAAACTTCATCTCACTGGTCATATCTCGTCGTGGGTTACTTAATCACAATAGTAGCAGCGACGAAATCGACCCAAAATCattgaattagggttttccaAATTTATGGCTAGAAAGGGTACGTTGAGCACTTTGACAGTAGTCTCATCTTAATCCTATCGGAAGATCCTTACAGCGTCATCACAAAGCCAAaaggaagagaaacttgtttggGTAACCTGTGTTGTAGAGACACCGACAAACCGATTGACGGACGTCATCAACACAAACCTTAGCCAAGAAAGAAATTTCCCAAATGTACGGACGATTAATGATTTCTGGCACGAAGAATGTTAGGACAAATAATGATTAATGCATATGAAAAGTACCGAAACGACATAACAAAAAAATATTTCAATAGATTGTCTTATTAGTCAAAACAACCTATTTTGCTGAGTTCAACATGTTGAAGTAAAAAGGAATCGTACTTGGTTGAACTTTTTCCTTTTCTGAAATTCAGAACTGTTGTACTGCGTCCTTGGCTTTTTCGAAAACAGTCCAAAGTAAGGCGTTGTCTAGTTTTATGACGTAGGTAGGGAAGGGCGAGCCGAAGAGTATCAATCATACCCTATCCGATAGCAAGTACTTCCGGGACGGTCAGGATCCTGAGGAATCGAACTGTAACAGAAACTAGTGCGCAGGAAGGAGTAACGGACTCTCGACAACAAAACAGTCAACAACACCAGCAAGAAGAATCCCGGGCACCGGGTGGAGGTGTGGTAACTGTTAATGAGGAAGTCGACCTAGGCCAAGACGATGATCTCACCCCGAGAGAACTGAGGATCAACCCGAGCCAAATGAGACCAGGAGAGATGATAGACGGAATGACTGCACCGGACACAGAGTAAGACGAGGAAGCACGAATGATGCGTGAGGACTATTGACGAGCTAGGAAACATGCGGAATATCGGATGGCTATGGAACAAGAAGGCGAGAGTCTTAGACGAGTGCATCTAGAATTGGGAAACACTACCAGAGACATCCCACCAGTCGCAACCGCTCCCCCCGTGGATCCTCCTGTGGCACCACCGGTCCCATCACCCAACATGGTGGGAAACCAGGCaaatggtcattccagtcacGAGAGCACCGACCCGACACTACTAGCAATTCTTTCCAATCAGAGAAGGCATGAAGATATGATGAGGGAATTACAGAGAAGGAATCTGTCACTAGAGCACGAAAAATATCAACTTCGGAACCAGAGGTCTGGGTCACGAGGGTCATCGAGCCGAGGAGCTTCCACCAGTCACACCCGATCAGGACGAACCCGAACTCCGCCCCTGGTACGAGGACGCATACCCTACCATAACCGAACAAGAAGTGGGTATGGCCCTGCCGAGAATTCTTCGACCGATGAAGAAGTGTGTAATAGGAGACTCGAGGCGGCGACCGAGGCTAAACTCAAGCAACTTGAGGAGATGGTTAAGAAATTGGTTGGAGATGGCGAGGACGACAAGTTGGCAGAGGTGATTAGCGAAGCACAGAAAACTCCCTTCACCAAGGAGCTGGAACGAGCACCGTTCCCTCCAAAGTGTACACTCCCAACCTTCCCGTCCCGGTTTGATGGCACCGGCGATGCTGGAAAGCACATCAAGATGTATAGCATGTCCCTATTACAATTGAAGAACTATGACGTGGATATGTGCAAGTTTTTCCTGGCAAGTCTAGAAGGCGAGGCGAAGAATTTGTTCTATACTTTGCCCGATGAGTCCACTGGTAATTATGGCGTCCTAGTGGAAACATTTCTCGAAACCTACATGCATAACAACATTTCTCGACCAAGGGTGAATAAACTATTCACACTGGCACGAAGGTTCAGGGAACCCTTAAGATCTCTAACGGACAGATGGAGGAAGTTGTGTACCGATATCGGGAAGGTACCTGTCGACCAACAAATCTTCGGGTTCGAAAATTCATTAGGAAAGTCTGACCCTATTTGGATAGCAATGTGCACTGAGAAACCGCAAACGTTAAGGGAAATGAGGAAGATGCACGAGCATTACATCGCATTGGAGGAGATACAAGAGGGGGCGCGGGATAGAGGAGTGCAAGAAGCCAGTGCGTCGGTGGATCTTGTTCCTCGAGAAGACCCAAAAAGATCAGAAAAAAGACCGATGGCACCACAGCAAAGCTCGGGCAAGAAGGAATGGGTCGAGAAAGGAAAGAAGCCTCTTCATGAACCAAGAACATACACGCCTCTGAACGCACCATTAGAGGAAATATTCAAGCAAGTAGAAAAGCGAAATGACATCAGATACCCAAAGATTAGGGGATTCCATTTTGACGAGACAAGAAACTATCCCGAGTTTTGTCATTACCATAAGTACCAAGGCCGCTCGACTAACAATTGCCGAGAGGTAAAAGATATTGTCCAGCATTTGATCCGAGATGGGTACTTACGACACTTTGTTAAGACAACGCCGACATATACCCAACCCGATGCTCCCGTACATCAAGTGAGGATCGACTGAGGAACTCAGTTCACCTGCAATACCATTTAACACTCGGCAACCCAAGGATTCGACTTAGGGACAAAATTACTTCTAGAATCCACAAGAGAGATCGGGCGGGAAAAGAGATCCTTAGTGTAGAAAAAACCTTGCCTATGGAACCCTGGATGATGCAACCGATCACCTTCTCAGCAAAAGACGTCCCATCGAATGGCCAAGCACATGGAGATCCCCTAGTAGTCACCTTACTCATCAAGGAATGGGGGGTGAAAATGATACTGATGGACAGTGGGAGCTCAGTCGAGGTCTTATTTTACGacacatttaagaggatggagaTATCTGATGACATTTTAATCCCTTCAACTTATCGGATCTACGGCTTCAACGGTACAATGACCGTGCCAAAGGGGGAAGTCACTCTCAGAGTCTCGGATGGACAGGGATATTTGGACACACTTACCACCTTTTGTGTAGTGGATGTCGTATCGCCCTATAAGGCAATTCTCGGCAGACCTTGGATCGCGAGTATCAAAGGGTTAGCGTCGGCATACGATCAAAAATTAAGGTTCCCATCTTACCGGGGGGTTGTGGAAGTACTAGGCGATCCCCAGGCTGCAAGACAATGTATGCAAATGGATACTCAACAAAATGAAGAAAGGCGGTCAAGGCAGCGCCGAGAAAAGAACAAAGCTAAGGAAGCTAAAGCAGCGGAAGAGTTGGAGAAGGTACTCTCACAATCCATTGCGTCCTACGAAACAGGCGAGCAAGAAATCTTATAGCAATCAAAGGAGGCGTCGGTCGAATAATCAAAGCCCAACTTCTCGGCCTTAGAGACTACCCCAAAAATCAACTTAGGGACCGAGGAAGAACCTAAGTTAGTGAAAATTGGAACCCTACTATCAGACGAACAAACAGAACAGCTAATAACCTTGTTAAAGGAACACCTAGACGTGTTTTCCTGGCAAATGCATGATATGGAGGGAATCGATCCAGAGGTATGCTCACATCATCTAAGGATAGATCCTAAAATCAAACCAATCCGACAGAAAATGCGGAGAATTGCACCCGAGTTGCAAGCAGCGGTAGAGGCCGAGTTAAAGAAGATACAAATAGATGGGATCATTCGAAAAGCTCAATACCCCcaatggatatctaacatggctATAGTCCCTAAAAGGAATGGAGGGGTCAGAATCTGCATCGACTTCAACGACTTGAATAAATCCTGCCCAAAGGACAACTTTCCCCTCCCCAGCATCGATCAACTAGTAGAATCCATAGTTGGGTACAAGGAGATAACATTGATGGATGGATACTCGGGATATAATCAGATTCCCCTGGCccccgaggatcaagaacatacGTCTTTCTTCACACCCAGAGGGTTGTATTGCTACACCAAAATGCCATTCGGGTTAAAGAACGCCGGCGCCACTTATCAAAGGCTGATGGAGGACATGTTCGAGGACAAAATACACAACACCATCGAGGTCTATGTGGACGAAATGTTAGTTAAAATAAAAATGGCAGCAAACCACATTGACGATCTTAAGGAAATATTTAAAACCATGAGAAAATATAAGATGCGAGTAAACCCGTCCAAATGCACTTTTTGGGTTACCTCGAGTAAGTTTCTAGGATACATAATTACTGACAAAGGTATAGAAGCTGACCCAGAAAAGATTAGGGATGTGTTGGAAATGTCGTCCCCAgtgacaataaaagatgtacagcgGTTAAACGGAAACTTGGCGGCATCCTCAGATAAATGTAAAGACTTCTTCGGGACgttaagaaaaggagaaaaattcaaatggagcgaGGAATGTGAGGATGCATTCCAAAATTTTAAGCAGCATCTAGCAAGCCTACTAGTGTTGCAAAGACCCGAGCCCGATGAAGTGCTTACCCTATATCTCGGGGCAACGAGTTATGCCATAAGCGCAGTCTTAGTCAAAAATGTGGGGCGGAAGAGAAGCCTGTGTACTTCATAAGCAAAACCATTAACCCAGCGGAGAAAAACTATACCAGAATTGAGCAATTAATACTAGCCTTAATATTTGCAACACAAAAACTTCGAACGTACTTCCAAACTCACAGAATTCGAGTGCTTACGAAGTCTTCCATAAAATCAGTGTTCAACAATGCAACGAGGTCGGGACGGATTTCTAAATGGAGTGCTCAAATCAAACATTTAGATATCTTTTATGAAATGAGAACAACAATAAAGGCACAGGAAGTAGCCGACTTTCTGGCAGATTTCCCTTTAGACGATGAGGACGAAATTGAAGACATTCCGGGCatggaagaagatcgagaagatCCCTCCGACCTCCTTAAAACTTGCAGTCCAAcgcgatgggaagtcttcgtcgacgggtCATCCAATAAAGATGAGTCGGGCCTAGGGCTAGTTTTCACCACACCAAAAAGGAAGAAGATGGTTCACTCCTTTATGCTGGAATTTAAGGCAACAAATAATGTCACCGAGTACGAGGCCATGATACATGCTTTAGGGATGATAGTAGAAATGGGGATTCGCGACGTAAGACTGACTAGTGACTCTCATCTAGTCATTAGGCAGATCAGTGGGAAGTATGCTATACATGACCAGTATTGAAGAAGTATCGGGAGATCGCCCAATTTTATATCGGCCAGATACCaaacatcaagttccgacacATCTGCAGAAAAGACAATCGACATTCAGATGCACTGGGATACATCTTCACCATGGTAACAGACTCAAGCATTGAAGGCATCGGAGTCATGAGAATCATGATGACATCTGTCCCTGAGAAAGTAGACACGAAAGCATATGTAGCGGTAACTACAGCTGATAAATACGAAAACGGCGATTGGCGAAAACCCATTCACCAATATCTGGATACGAGAGAGTTTCCTAAAGGacgacccgagatcaacaaaaTTAAAAGCAAAGCAGCGACATACGAACTACGAGACGGTGTTCTTTATAGTAAGTCCTACCTAGGGACACTGTTAAGGTTCCTAAGCAAAGAAGAAGGGCACTCAATCCTGAATGAGATGCATTATGAGGCTGCGGGAAATCACAGCTCGGGTCGGAGCCTGACAGTCCGAGATAAGACCATGGGATATTTTTGGCTCTACATGAACGATGATGCAAAGCACATGGCATTAATTTACAATGAATgccaaaaatttggaaaaaagatacatgcacctgcAGTAACTCTGAACTCAGTGATCAGCTCCTGGCCCTTTGCCAAATGGGGGATCGATATCGTAGGACCCTTACACGTCGGGTCGTGGCATAGAAAATATTTGATCGTGGATACTTACTACTTCACAAAATGAGTAGAGGCTGCACCACTAAGGCACATTCGGGATAAAGACGTTTTTCGCTTCATTTGGGAACACATCATCTGTCGTTTTGGCGTGCCAACGACAATCGTCTCGGACAATGGAAAACAACTCCAAGGCAATAACATTGACCTATTTTTAACACCTATAACATCCGCAAAAGCAAGGAAACGCCCATTTACCCGCAAAGTAATGGGCaggccgagatcacaaacaaaaccatCACCGAAAACCTGAAGAAGAAGTTGGACGGAGAATACGGCGAGTGGTGTGAGGAGATTTACAATGTTCTGTGGGCATATAGGACCACCCGCAGGGACGCGACAGCCTTATCACTTTTCATGCAACCTATGGGACCAAAGCCATCCTTCCAACTGAAGCTATgatacctactacaaggatcgaggCATGAAGAAGGAACATCTCAGCAGACCTTATTTTGGCTAAGCTCGATGATTTGGAAGAAACTAGAGAGATGGccttacaaaaaatggaaaactaccaaCGGAGATTAAaacgtgaatacaacaaacgagttcgaccgagagaaTTTCAACCTAGATAATTGGTATTGAAGAAGCTACCCAGCTATGAGCGCGACAAAAAAGGAGGGAAACTAGCGTCACGATGGGGCAGACCATATACCATTGTGGAAAAAGTTGGAAAGGGGGCATATAAGATACTAAAACCAGACGGAACACCCGAACCGCGACCATGGAACATTCGGCGTCTAAAGCTATATCACCCATGAGAGGTGTGTAAACAGGTATGTACtctgtcatttatttccttaaaaatcCACGTGGGGTAGGGAATGCGACAATTGCgtctaatggtcattcgtactcggggcgacgACAGTGTGCAAGtgtcgaggtgacttacactcgaatggacattcgtactcgggacgatggcagtgtgcaagtgccaaGGTAGTCTAAGGGCcctggtggttggaaaccagtGGACGATTTTCGGGGCACGAGTACCCGACAGTCGGGCATACAACATTGCTCCCCTCCCAAGTGGCCGAAATCACTATCCCCAGCTAGTTAATTGATAACTTCTTGGGATATCGTGACAATAAAATTTAGGAATGACCAAATACCCTACCACTAGATCAAAATGAcggtgatgagatacctcaatcgggacatggcattgggcccgatgaccctccctattgagtgtgttcgacagaaacGGAATTCATACTAacatattaaaatattttttttgcagGAAATAATAAATTCACCATAAATAAAGAGCCAAAGTACGACTATAGTAACACAAGCAATAAATGTCAAGTAACAAGAAAACAACCGATTGGCGACGCAACACCCCATCAAAGAAAATTGTCAAAAAAGATGAATAtgttcaaacgaattacaacccAACATAAGGAGCACAATAGTGGCGCAGCACTACAAAAGACATACAAATGCCTTTGGCGAAACTGATCCCGACCCATCCTTCTTAGCAGCAGCATCGGCTCGTTTCTTGACCATGACCTCCTTCACACCTTCTTTCACCTTGGCGAGAAGCTCAGTATTAAACCTCTCCTTCTCGGCAACAAGATCTCGAGTCAGTTGAGTTGATGCCGCCTCAGCAGTAGCTACCTGCCCGagtggtaggtttctaaaagacctacaaatTATACCtacaagtgcacagggtctagtgtatagaacagggcaagcagggtcgatccacagagacaaggtgtgagtgagttgaagtttcctagatagttctgagctagtgacaggcagtgaagtaaagagataaaggcaatgagcctaaggcagtgaattaaagagccaaagaaacaaagtaaaacagttgcagtgatggaaaatggattgaATAAAAGAAGCAAAGAAGATCAAAGTAAACAGTTGTGGTAACACTACTAGGTTCGTGAATCCACCTTCTtaatcctatgctaaggcaatatttattcaaattatgttcttgttcctttccaaagaaaactccaaagaatgatttatcagttaatcttcctaactcacccctagcataggctgtcttcttacagcacaacctatcacaggctaatttggttcaattagctaactctcattcttttctcaattaagcacggttcttattctatggtgggatctcaaatggataacttatcaaccaacttcactaattccccctagcataaactgtcttcttacagtacagcttatcacaggttcatttgacCAATGTAGCTAACTAGCATCTCTAAAGCCATGAAGCATTATAAGAACAATAATATGaacttgaattatcttaacatgtgattaagggtttcatccaaaccctaacaacttaatttagaacatgaactaaaattaaattctacaacttggtgcatcggctactccgggcatatttacaacacccacacacccctctatttatacccagaaacccaattagggttcatacactatttctccccaaatccccaaataagtaaagttagggttttgaaatatcaCCAAATTTGATGGGATAACTTCTCCAtatcgtcgacccactcttcttctgcctctcctggtccatctccatgcttcaattgcttctatagactcacctattttatcaatttctcacctagggtttcagtgagatgagagatgagaaattgatgaaatagatggctagagagatagGGGAAATGATGTTTTTCGGTaggtgatagccatgatggcttttggtgggggttgtggtggttgaggcagtggagttggcggatttggtggtgaaggtgaggctgttgcagacggagtgtagaagatggagtcgatggagaagagattaggtgtTGTTTGGTTTAGGTATagggaatttggtgtttgggtgttgatcgggtacaacgagtttgatgatttgagaagctcagccgttggatgtggaattgatagatcaatctgacggcgagatagaaggaagcgaggagcgaccgttggatgcggaagtacaacgaaactgacggctcaagatgaagttaggtgctgtagtgtttgacaggagcttcagattttgatgcactatgatgaagcgaccgtaggatgctgagatgatccaatctgacggctgaagatggaggcgggtatggatattggaaatggatttgggtaagggttttggaccttgggtatgccaagcccataccttctttaagaataattcttccttgttaagcccatttctagccttttggtcttgtgcacaacattcctcgcggcttccttgcgtaattcctcccggcttttcaccgcttttctgctcttttccgctccgctattcatccaaactttatttattacctaaaaatgcaaaattaattaataaaaata
This is a stretch of genomic DNA from Papaver somniferum cultivar HN1 chromosome 1, ASM357369v1, whole genome shotgun sequence. It encodes these proteins:
- the LOC113273523 gene encoding uncharacterized protein LOC113273523 — translated: MILMDSGSSVEVLFYDTFKRMEISDDILIPSTYRIYGFNGTMTVPKGEVTLRVSDGQGYLDTLTTFCVVDVVSPYKAILGRPWIASIKGLASAYDQKLRFPSYRGVVEVLGDPQAARQCMQMDTQQNEERRSRQRREKNKAKEAKAAEELEKVLSQSIASYETGEQEIL
- the LOC113273533 gene encoding uncharacterized protein LOC113273533; its protein translation is MRTTIKAQEVADFLADFPLDDEDEIEDIPGMEEDREDPSDLLKTCSPTRWEVFVDGSSNKDESGLGLVFTTPKRKKMVHSFMLEFKATNNVTEYEAMIHALGMIVEMGIRDVRLTSDSHLVIRQISGKKDNRHSDALGYIFTMVTDSSIEGIGVMRIMMTSVPEKVDTKAYVAVTTADKYENGDWRKPIHQYLDTREFPKGRPEINKIKSKAATYELRDGVLYSKSYLGTLLRFLSKEEGHSILNEMHYEAAGNHSSGRSLTVRDKTMGYFWLYMNDDAKHMALIYNECQKFGKKIHAPAVTLNSVISSWPFAKWGIDIVGPLHVGSWHRKYLIVDTYYFTK